A window of Kribbella voronezhensis genomic DNA:
GAACAGGCAGCCCTTGGGGTCCGCCTCGGCGAACCGGGTCGAGCGGAGGCCGTCCTCGTCGATCGCGACGATCTCACCCGGCTCGACCTCCCGGATGAAGCTCGCGCCGACGATGTCGAGGGCCGCGGTCTCGCTGGCGATCACCCAGCCGCGCTCGAGCCGGCCGAGTACCAGCGGGCGGATCCCCTGCGGATCGCGTGCGCCGTACAGGGTGGTCTCGTCCATGAAGACGAGGCTGTACGCGCCCTTGACCTTGGGGAGCACCTTCGCGGCGGCCTGCTCGATGGTCAGGTCCGGGTACCCGGCGAGCATCGAGGTGAGGATGTCGGTGTCGGAGGACGCGCCGTGCTTGGCGTTCGCCTTCGCGTGCTCGACCTCCAGGTCCAGCCCGAGATCGAGCGGATCGGTGCCGCCCAGGGTCGCGGCCAGCTCACCGGTGTTGGTGAGGTTGCCGTTGTGCCCGAGCGCGATCGACCCGGTCGCGGTCGACCGGAAGGTGGGCTGGGCGTTCGCCCAGACACTGGAGCCGGTCGTCGAGTACCGGCAGTGGCCGACGGAGATGTACCCCCGCAGCGACGCCAGGGTCGCCTCGTCGAACGCCTGACTGACCAGACCCATGTCCTTGTAGACCAGAATCTGGGTCCCGTTGCTGACCGCGATGCCAGCCGACTCCTGCCCCCGGTGCTGCAGAGCGTAGAGCCCGAAATAGGTGAGTTTGGCAACCTCTTCCCCCGGAGCCCAGACCCCGAAGACGCCACAAGCGTCCTGAGGTCCTAGGTCCTGCGGGTCAAGATCATGAGTGAGCCGACCATCGCCACGAGCCACGCCGCACAGTCTACGGGACCTACATCTGCCAGCAGACAGTGCACAGTCCGCCAGGCTTGTCACCGGCCGTCGCCGTCCCCGGAGCACCGACGAACAGTCCGGCCAACAACCCCGCCGCCGCCGCTACGGTGAGAAACCTCTTGATCACGGCACGTCCTTTCGAAATAATCCGAAACGTCCTGTTGAGCGCGCTAAATCGACGCACCCTGTATATGGTCGGTTCCAAACGAGCGTTGGAAGGGTGTAGATAGTGCTGGAGCCGTTAGGTGTGGACGAAGCCACCTTCGCGGTCTACCACGCCCTTCTGAGAGAACCCGACAGTACGCCCGAGCAGATTGCCGCACTACTGAATTGTGCGGTCGAAGAGGTTCATCTCCGGATGGACCGGCTCCGGAAACTCGATCTTCTGGTTCCGACCTGGACCAATCCGACCATCGAGCACGCCGTCCACCCGCGGGTCGGACTCAGTGGTCTGGTCGAGCGCCGCCGCAGCGAGCTCAACCAGTTGATGGGTGAACTCAGCCAGGCAGAGGCTTCGGCCGAGATCATGGCCGAGCAGTACAACGAACTGCTGACCTCCCGGACCAGCGGCGACGTCGAAGTACTGCGCGGTCGCGCCAACGCCTCACGTCGGATCGAGGAACTCGGCTCGAAGGCTCGCGAGTCCTTCTGGGGTCTCATCCCGGGCCACGTGGACGACATCGTCGCGCCCGCCGAGGAGTCGCCTGACATTCCACTGCTCGAGCGTGGGATCAGGATGCGGAGCCTCTATCTGCAGAGCATGACCGTCTCGAAGGCCGGCCTCGAGTTCGCCGCGTACATGTACAAGCTGGGCGGCGAGGTTCGCGCCACTCCCACCCTGCCGATGCGACTGCTGATCATCGACCGGGAGATCGCGGTCATGCCGCTCAATCCCGAGGTCGAGAGCGCGGGCGCGGTGATCCACCGCAGCCCATCCGTCCTCGCCGTGGCGATCGCCCTCTTCGACGCCTACTGGTCCCGCGCCACAGAGCTGTTCGCCCCAGAAGACCGCGAGGA
This region includes:
- the purF gene encoding amidophosphoribosyltransferase; its protein translation is MARGDGRLTHDLDPQDLGPQDACGVFGVWAPGEEVAKLTYFGLYALQHRGQESAGIAVSNGTQILVYKDMGLVSQAFDEATLASLRGYISVGHCRYSTTGSSVWANAQPTFRSTATGSIALGHNGNLTNTGELAATLGGTDPLDLGLDLEVEHAKANAKHGASSDTDILTSMLAGYPDLTIEQAAAKVLPKVKGAYSLVFMDETTLYGARDPQGIRPLVLGRLERGWVIASETAALDIVGASFIREVEPGEIVAIDEDGLRSTRFAEADPKGCLFEFVYLARPDTQISGQRIHSTRVEVGRQLAREHPVEADLVIATPESGTPGAIGYAEESGIPYGSGLVKNAYVGRTFIQPSQTIRQLGIRLKLNPLREVIEGKRLVVVDDSIVRGNTQRAVIRMLRESGAAEIHVRISSPPVKWPCFYGIDFASRAELIANGLNTEEICRSIGADSLGYVSLDGLIEATSVGKDKLCRACFDGVYPIALPEPEHLGKHLLELPVATDVDGLATVAGGAGAADALSRP
- a CDS encoding helix-turn-helix transcriptional regulator, whose protein sequence is MLEPLGVDEATFAVYHALLREPDSTPEQIAALLNCAVEEVHLRMDRLRKLDLLVPTWTNPTIEHAVHPRVGLSGLVERRRSELNQLMGELSQAEASAEIMAEQYNELLTSRTSGDVEVLRGRANASRRIEELGSKARESFWGLIPGHVDDIVAPAEESPDIPLLERGIRMRSLYLQSMTVSKAGLEFAAYMYKLGGEVRATPTLPMRLLIIDREIAVMPLNPEVESAGAVIHRSPSVLAVAIALFDAYWSRATELFAPEDREDNSPLTPHEAEVLRLLAGGAKDEQVARLLGISLRTARRITANLSERLDATSRFELGVAAAKRGWV